A window of the Dictyostelium discoideum AX4 chromosome 4 chromosome, whole genome shotgun sequence genome harbors these coding sequences:
- the osbH gene encoding oxysterol binding family protein, member 8 → MFSGALNYMKGLVGTNENLQVEESGDNKGDIEPEQRKGLLKQLSSYVGKDITSLISLPVWIFEPVSFLQVMSEPLQYNALLSKASKQDSEFLCLAYLAAFNCALYSTAVRTRKPFNPILGETFEIVDKKGEFRFLAEQVSHHPPIGVSETISEDYTLQLETLLKSKFYGNSSEVEIDGTNHFFNKKTNHHYTWNHLVTCCHNIIIGSLWLDHYGDLVIENHTTGSKAVLKFAKSGWLGAGRYGVTGEIVDCEGDVRYRITGKWNESIQLFQVMDNGSSSTTSTCLWEASKEPINNKFLFPRWVEENVIDLNDEYKKILPVTDSRLRADRIALEEGNLDVAAKEKHNLEEKQREDKRQRVAENKEWETAQFKKVDDAKFGYRWNYCGNYWEEREERVKAAASN, encoded by the exons ATGTTTTCAGGAGCATTGAATTATATGAAGGGTTTAGTAGGTACCAACGAAAACTTACAAGTCGAAGAAAGTGGTGATAATAAAGGTGATATTGAACCAGAGCAAAGAAAGGGTTTACTCAAACAATTATCATCATATGTTGGTAAAGATATTACATCTTTAATCTCATTACCAGTTTGGATTTTCGAACCAGTATCATTCTTACAAGTTATGTCCGAACCATTACAATATAACGCTTTATTATCTAAAGCCTCAAAACAAGATAGCGAATTTTTATGTTTAGCTTATTTAGCTGCCTTCAATTGTGCATTATATAGTACTGCTGTTAGAACAA gaaaaCCATTTAATCCAATTTTAGGTGAAAcctttgaaattgttgataaaAAAGGTGAATTTAGATTCCTTGCAGAACAAGTTAGTCATCACCCACCAATTGGTGTATCAGAGACAATTTCAGAAGATTATACTCTTCAATTAGAAACATTATTGAAATCCAAATTCTATGGTAACTCATCAGAGGTTGAAATTGATGGTACCAATCATTTCTTCAATAAGAAGACCAACCACCATTACACATGGAATCATTTGGTAACTTGTTGTCATAACATTATCATTGGTTCATTATGGTTGGATCATTATGGTGATTTAGTCATCGAAAATCACACTACCGGTAGCAAGGCAGTACTCAAATTTGCTAAATCTGGTTGGTTAGGTGCCGGTCGTTATGGTGTCACTGGTGAAATTGTGGATTGTGAAGGTGATGTTAGATACAGAATCACTGGTAAATGGAATGAATCCATTCAATTATTCCAAGTCATGGATAATGGTTCATCCTCTACCACTTCCACTTGTCTTTGGGAAGCCAGCAAAGAAccaatcaataataaatttttattccCAAGATGGGTCGAAGAAAACGTTATTGATCTCAACGATGAATACAAAAAGATATTACCAGTCACCGATTCTCGTCTTAGAGCAGATCGTATCGCTTTAGAAGAAGGTAACTTGGATGTCGCAGCTAAAGAAAAACACAACTTGGAAGAGAAGCAAAGAGAAGACAAAAGACAAAGAGTTGCTGAAAACAAAGAATGGGAAACTgctcaatttaaaaaagtcgATGATGCTAAATTTGGTTACAGATGGAATTATTGTGGTAATTATTGGGAAGAAAGAGAAGAAAGAGTTAAAGCAGCAGcttcaaattaa
- a CDS encoding coiled-coil family protein, with protein MTILASISSIGNIKSSSKSNIASSSSSSSSQSLNSIQCCSCSLALGNTVGNLVGGVLFGTGVIVGSVLNTVGNITTPILHPDCGCN; from the exons atgacaattTTAG cCTCAATCTCATCAATtggaaatattaaatcatcatcaaaatccAATATTgcctcatcatcatcatcatcatcaagtCAATCATTAAACTCAATTCAATGTTGTTCTTGTAGTCTGGCATTAGGAAATACAGTTGGAAATCTTGTTGGAGGAGTTTTATTTGGTACTGGTGTTATTGTTGGTTCAGTATTAAACACTGTTGGCAATATTACAACTCCAATTCTACATCCAGATTGTGGTTGCAACTAA